Proteins from a genomic interval of Yarrowia lipolytica chromosome 1E, complete sequence:
- a CDS encoding uncharacterized protein (Compare to YALI0E09867g, similar to uniprot|Q12150 Saccharomyces cerevisiae YLR087c, similar to Saccharomyces cerevisiae CSF1 (YLR087C); ancestral locus Anc_8.260) → MEVVADCFLFWGSTTRSSWDSSSRFQPEAISGGVDFSPVFLMDVIMILLVSLFVIFYFNRLIAWVTNFGLRFVFWHKHRIRVKVQSVQISLLGGRIFFKNLTYIGTNQTICFLKGHFTWRYWLWKSRKSELQMSEDSESNVTPEKLQSRLALEVDGLEWFVYNRTPAYDAVFEQFQARHKANAESKCENNDTLQTAHTTTSYEPKNFSFGEQIYLDLFPIDLKVHKGSMVVGNRDTQSVWMFHFKNATGLVDVAPTPSYLDRYRQVYRADFEHPVVEMRPNIDYKGMDSTQFEHKPKVKKSLWAKTYENEPNTSKLRRSLRAIRAVLLARALPDNESEHSREGMPWMGLSRYLTQDTEYYVEDDKNEGAFEDYARVPQILDAPSGSLTMYYDVQGQVPQIEGVGAKDSPQWGMKITATNATINYGPSTERQRTDLHQMLIPRTCIDAVPSPKPLPGDLRPYEQFRVDVEFQEEMILRVPIREESKNLEFANLFRDDPGANTKRPFGWMEIKTNNTVTVEEIQSMEATKDGWAHTVSINLGQTEVRTSVNHGLLFTGDHVSLECDLSTPLEWNGLCDWKFDLQSSSVKLFLLDEHITLFSDLTNDFGSDTPVPYTLFTPYKYTFHWGVSHFCNIYLNINDANIINNPTDFEDNTFLVFESDALDIDFSLPLDQIHQSLNEASFKISAPIMDFNLSVPPWHTLDSFLETEKMGRAYEFAIVGTYSYYSSFDKEHTDSMHVEIYGTDVTMVAHGIFVCYLMKVIDNYFGINTKFQTMEEYAQRDAPKVVDPVNFIKEKNDMDVVVDTFITNGVIVLPANLYSTREYLRLDFPSLDIDCRFTNYYMDLQSNIAPIRGRCVTEATTKAYMLARESHSRTLGEVQPHIYIDGIDVHGHRLFGRPPEEPTYYCKWDFHLGDIQIRGPMSAIAVLGQAADCFDYGFDDTENKLLMAIPLLFDVTFVSAKINSLTFRLETDPGAVEVLTSAVAFKLNDLNNSDYTARASVKIPWIQLSVMTNEEVLSQLTTSVLVTDYIQKRNMDDRRGKQQEHIRLHDDSFGRCDFLLTHKYAPDAKPYTIVPTLPLPPLAEPLTDENINSLGTAGIFSTYKKRENYDIAQSSLSSASTNSHRLSIDSSFMTRSSGISRISRSRNSYKIRKFRRPRIENKFLAPKPWRKASKTAVSDIDVDPDFAQDFFASKMRPGMSASRETPDEDTETDNIVVQLGKIGGTLTPAALTVVLAIMAQTPQDGFHVTLDKLQIQVMKKLNYILSGQPETKNIRVVIPGVDIEMKASPGGSEEYVHLQMGTIDIMVRDNVHKRPQSIEDYIQDTMDGNEPRENSLIVYGSMDLTLEVVKSSHTIGPSPNPLVLGLTQFEFWLNQDVSNSASAQIKELDVSLDNQQLEWLLRNTDRQLDRLKLLLDDIPNQNKATQSDRTKDVVYSLALAGQQFDITSDPSTLTKPAYIIRLSQQHVRAHDSWKILIRLRHILQTVPAAWYAHKEKQLIHGDCKVPVDARTKVINVFKKWRFWEINSIPKSYLFLHVFPPESKRAITMTTRVLVDVDGIGLRLLFAECENYLLFDYVQVYVDVSEGDDHVIDADAGVCVASIRTHFSLEIVDTIQTIARYVDATKPSSDDETDQDTTRPSTGDVLKIEVPQSPLSMSTSMISDKSTTTPEPDKSVSPGPEKVASKSPPIRVMVNTLLSSWVVSIKSSAITLSVSGQEFLNSVFVEKTGDDLINDVAVILTGTFGSTGMELIATETDEQVVSYAINSTAASIAFGKSIHVTCDTQNMLLTVSQDLLTLVKLTTQFFEHDWEVIDKLIEELSGEEDIKAHHTPGSAAAAAADAADELKEELCEEPGPLKDIIPFLDRVSFRYSLTSLQCSSMLMPNWVYANEFRNMQVVVGSGIDSRTTLNGSFEVGEQMHEVRNHSSGDSQIVLGIALSAVSALGGSVITEEFALLDCALRFGIFDAQTVSPSMLTRYLASENERECVKQMSDAIDDLQEILKKRISKGGGETTEIPVSSKQNTPSTPSYPLHFTTQILADRFSFTIPALDSSLCLECDKVSALAYNFVMSEKTKAIEHTALTGAVTPDHVRFLLQNKRLPGGVATLVDLHVRISLYEYIKSGERKRGADIESEFIRICLSSPSLLKLMEILTNIEGDISLLEWESDDKSPKRKSPKRKMSRDSVDSKVSHESFVSAESEPAIVEEEPESRQETASPAIDSGDDDSTSSDSPLQNWRIRTSFEQVTFGWLFPPNSGFNGIVFGCDNVAVVALSGYGQLRLKGVYITPAHGNKDTDFFPDKVFPTHANTVYLPRLLVTFATLDTREYHLRILGEELKGTILPSIVEIVSCTATTIKQTVKELELLSKERNKRLEKSNSSVRVVEPNTAPSDSSLLSIDHSFVFRADAKFQGAVVSLWSESEYAMEMYAETRHIQASSGGRRSTARVVESSPELYLQAPALEAKVDFRHNTGSANKELLKFGVTVEPSSNTLYPRMIPVVLDIVSGMRTLLEDKSDKHKDLKLDLKSEIKKVKIETPQPQQPSKDLTFSEWDITAGIQIERQELIMSCEPTARVSASLSYQNLSLNMTTVDASEEGLGKFFSFTCRLHEFNCSLQHTYSREISAMVGIDEILCVVNKDKEVDPALANTWNVAVSIVDVIADINVKHTQDLKLFQELWLSEMPEKEKEVKVNTDPERFVLKYHRATSGTRICWNATVSNVKFSADLGQSIGKVTVGLDRFWLLTDKKEHLDQHITLGFELIKIHSDGRLGGMVSLARFRLELALLWEIDEDAQVTPEDVPLVTLVASLASAEIRMAFDYQQFGIASIKNLGFSVSNQREVADYLSAIVDIEQICVFITVLAPSNILDLVQILVRTKQGIEGAYEEEVGASNEETPSKEKKVGRPHLLTSVDVSINSGTLQVYPSTLLDTQVLYVNLSGTHAKFVCDTQKRGLVKSHLELGMHEFIIALSTFKTQINEEDLLTLTVDEFVAHTRRAKGGTIVRIPKVDINMHTWQYDTNPTEVKFTYSSEFAGKVDIGWNFGSVTFIREMWNSHAKAFASRREAYKLNFVANPSVLKDGELEEKLKDVALDEKYVYVALEPPNIEIPQLRDMGEATPPIEWIGLHRQRFPGLTHQVVIVGLQGLVKEVEVAYFTVLGA, encoded by the exons ATGGAGGTTGTGGCAGATTGTTTTCTCTTTTGGGGGTCTACGACGAGATCGTCATG GGACTCGTCTTCGCGCTTCCAACCGGAAGCCATTTCTGGCGGTGTGGACTTCTCGCCCGTCTTTCTCATGGACGTGATCATGATCCTGCTGGTGTCGCTGTTTGTCATTTTCTACTTCAACCGGCTCATTGCATGGGTCACAAACTTCGGACTCCGCTTCGTCTTCTGGCACAAACATAGGATACGAGTCAAGGTGCAATCAGTGCAGATCTCGCTCCTCGGAGGAAGAATCTTCTTTAAAAACCTCACATATATCGGCACCAACCAGACGATATGTTTTTTGAAGGGCCATTTCACATGGCGTTACTGGCTGTGGAAGAGCCGCAAGAGTGAGCTCCAGATGAGCGAGGACTCGGAAAGCAATGTGACCCCGGAAAAGTTGCAATCCAGACTGGCTCTCGAGGTGGATGGCCTTGAGTGGTTTGTGTACAACCGTACACCTGCTTATGATGCTGTTTTCGAGCAGTTTCAGGCCCGCCACAAGGCCAACGCCGAATCAAAGTGCGAAAACAACGACACCCTCCAAACGGCGCATACTACCACATCTTACGAGCCGAAAAACTTTTCCTTTGGCGAGCAAATATACCTAGATTTGTTCCCCATTGACCTCAAGGTACACAAGGGCAGCATGGTGGTTGGCAACAGGGACACTCAGAGTGTGTGGATGTTTCATTTCAAGAATGCCACCGGATTGGTGGATGTGGCGCCCACTCCTTCCTATCTGGACAGATACAGACAGGTCTACCGTGCGGACTTTGAGCATCCTGTGGTTGAGATGAGGCCCAATATCGACTACAAGGGCATGGACTCGACGCAGTTTGAGCACAAGCCCaaggtgaagaagagtcTGTGGGCCAAGACGTACGAGAATGAGCCTAACACTAGCAAGTTGCGGCGCAGTCTGCGGGCCATTCGGGCTGTTCTTCTCGCCCGTGCTCTTCCTGACAATGAGAGTGAGCATTCTCGTGAAGGGATGCCCTGGATGGGTCTGAGTCGGTACTTGACGCAGGACACTGAGTACTATGTcgaggacgacaagaacgagGGAGCCTTTGAGGATTATGCTCGAGTTCCTCAGATTCTCGATGCTCCAAGTGGTTCCTTGACAATGTACTACGATGTTCAGGGACAGGTTCCTCAGATTGAAGGTGTTGGAGCCAAGGATTCACCCCAGTGGGGCATGAAGATCACAGCCACGAATGCCACGATCAACTACGGCCCTTCCACTGAGCGACAAAGGACAGATCTGCATCAGATGCTCATTCCCCGCACATGCATTGATGCCGTTCCGTCTCCCAAACCTCTTCCAGGCGATTTGCGGCCCTATGAGCAATTTCGGGTCGATGTGGAGTTCCAGGAAGAGATGATTCTGCGAGTTCCGATCCGGGAGGAAAGTAAAAATCTCGAGTTTGCCAACCTGTTCAGAGACGACCCTGGTGCCAACACGAAGCGCCCGTTCGGGTGGATGGAAATCAAGACAAACAATACGGTgactgtggaggagattcaGAGCAtggaggccaccaaggatGGATGGGCTCATACCGTGTCTATTAATCTAGGCCAAACCGAGGTTCGAACGAGTGTCAACCATGGTCTTTTGTTCACCGGCGACCATGTTTCTCTTGAGTGTGATTTGTCTACTCCTCTCGAGTGGAACGGGCTTTGTGACTGGAAGTTTGATTTGCAGTCTTCGTCAGTCAAATTGTTTCTCCTCGACGAACACATCACTTTGTTCTCCGATTTGACCAATGACTTTGGCTCTGACACACCTGTTCCGTACACTCTGTTCACTccttacaagtacacctTCCACTGGGGAGTTTCGCACTTCTGCAACATTTATCTGAACATCAATGACGCCAACATTATCAACAATCCCACTGATTTTGAAGATAACACGTTTCTGGTGTTTGAGAGTGATGCTCTTGACATAGACTTTTCTCTTCCTCTGGACCAGATCCACCAGTCTCTGAACGAGGCCTCTTTCAAGATTTCCGCTCCTATCATGGACTTCAACTTGTCTGTGCCTCCCTGGCATACCTTGGACTCGTTTCTGGAGACGGAGAAAATGGGGCGAGCCTACGAGTTTGCCATTGTCGGTACTTACTCGTACTACTCTTCCTTTGACAAGGAGCACACCGATTCGATGCATGTGGAGATTTACGGAACAGATGTGACCATGGTTGCCCATGGAATCTTTGTGTGCTACCTCATGAAGGTGATTGACAACTACTTTGGCATCAACACAAAGTTCCAGACCATGGAGGAGTATGCTCAAAGAGACGCTCCCAAGGTGGTCGACCCCGTCAACTTCATCAAGGAAAAAAACGATATGGACGTGGTGGTCGATACCTTTATCACCAACGGAGTGATTGTGCTGCCGGCAAATCTGTACTCCACCCGAGAATACTTGCGTCTGGATTTCCCGTCTCTCGATATCGACTGTCGGTTCACCAACTACTACATGGACCTGCAGTCGAACATTGCTCCCATCCGAGGTCGATGTGTCACAGAGGCAACCACCAAGGCGTACATGTTGGCCCGCGAGTCGCATTCCCGCACTCTTGGTGAGGTCCAGCCTCATATCTACATTGATGGCATTGACGTGCATGGTCACCGTTTGTTTGGTCGTCCCCCTGAAGAACCCACTTACTACTGCAAGTGGGACTTCCACTTGGGTGACATTCAGATCCGAGGTCCCATGAGTGCTATTGCAGTTCTCGGCCAGGCTGCCGACTGCTTTGATTACGGCTTTGACGACACGGAGAATAAGCTTCTGATGGCGATTCCACTCTTGTTTGACGTCACCTTTGTCTCTGCGAAGATTAACTCTCTGACATTCAGACTGGAAACCGATCCAGGAGCCGTGGAGGTTCTTACATCTGCTGTGGCCTTCAAACTGAACGATCTGAACAATTCGGACTATACAGCACGGGCCTCAGTCAAGATCCCCTGGATCCAGTTGTCTGTAATGACCAACGAAGAGGTGCTTTCTCAGTTGACCACTTCTGTTCTCGTCACCGATTACATTCAGAAGAGGAACATGGATGACCGTCGAGGCAAGCAACAAGAGCACATTCGGCTCCATGACGACTCGTTTGGCCGATGTGACTTTTTGTTAACTCACAAGTATGCCCCAGACGCAAAGCCATACACCATCGTTCCcactcttcctcttcctccacttGCAGAGCCATTGACTGACGAAAACATCAACTCTCTGGGTACAGCAGGTATCTTTTCTACGTACAAGAAGCGTGAAAACTACGACATTGCCCAATCGTCTTTATCGTCTGCATCCACCAACTCCCACCGTCTGAGTATAGACAGCAGTTTCATGACCCGAAGCAGTGGCATTTCTCGTATAAGTCGGTCTCGAAACAGCTACAAGATTCGCAAGTTCCGACGTCCCCGTATTGAGAACAAGTTTCTGGCGCCCAAACCTTGGAGAAAGGCTTCCAAAACAGCCGTGTCCGACATTGACGTGGACCCTGACTTTGCTCAAGACTTTTTCGCGTCGAAAATGCGACCCGGCATGTctgcatcacgtgagacACCTGACGAAGACACGGAGACGGATAACATTGTTGTGCAGCTGGGTAAGATTGGAGGAACGCTTACTCCGGCTGCTCTGACGGTAGTTCTGGCAATTATGGCCCAGACCCCGCAGGACGGgttccacgtgactttgGATAAACTGCAGATCCAGGTCatgaagaagctcaacTACATCTTGTCTGGACAGCCAGAGACGAAAAACATCCGCGTGGTGATTCCCGGCGTGGATATTGAGATGAAGGCTAGTCCAGGGGGCTCGGAGGAGTACGTTCATTTGCAGATGGGTACCATTGACATTATGGTACGTGACAATGTGCACAAGCGTCCCCAGTCTATTGAGGACTACATTCAGGATACCATGGATGGTAATGAGCCGCGGGAGAACAGCTTGATTGTGTATGGTTCTATGGACTTGACTCTGGAGGTTGTCAAGAGCAGCCACACGATTGGTCCGTCTCCTAACCCTCTGGTTCTGGGATTGACGCAATTTGAGTTCTGGCTGAACCAGGACGTTTCCAACTCAGCCTCtgctcagatcaaggagctAGACGTGAGTCTGGacaaccagcagctcgagtGGCTGTTGCGGAACACAGATCGGCAGCTGGACCGTCTCAAACTGCTCTTGGATGACATTCCCAACCAGAACAAGGCTACCCAGTCCGACAGAACCAAAGACGTGGTCTACTCGCTGGCATTAGCTGGCCAGCAGTTTGATATCACGTCCGATCCTTCAACTCTCACGAAGCCTGCATACATTATCCGTCTGTCTCAGCAGCATGTGCGAGCCCATGATTCGTGGAAGATTCTGATTCGGCTGCGACACATTCTACAGACGGTTCCTGCTGCTTGGTACGCTCACaaagagaagcagctgaTTCATGGCGACTGCAAGGTGCCCGTGGACGCTAGAACCAAGGTCATCAACGTCTTCAAAAAGTGGCGATTCTGGGAGATCAACAGTATCCCGAAAAGTTACTTGTTTTTGCACGTGTTCCCTCCCGAAAGCAAGAGGGCCATTACCATGACTACACGCGTGCTGGTGGATGTCGACGGTATTGGTCTCCGTCTGCTGTTTGCAGAGTGCGAGAACTATCTTCTGTTTGACTACGTGCAGGTGTATGTGGACGTGAGCGAGGGTGATGACCATGTGATTGATGCCGATGCCGGTGTGTGCGTGGCCTCTATCCGTACACATTTTTCGCTCGAGATTGTGGACACCATTCAGACAATTGCTCGGTATGTGGATGCAACCAAGCCCTCCAGTGATGATGAGACTGACCAGGATACGACTAGACCAAGTACCGGTGACGTGCTCAAGATTGAAGTTCCTCAATCTCCCCTCTCGATGTCAACTAGTATGATATCTGACAAGTCTACTACGACTCCTGAGCCCGATAAGTCGGTCTCGCCTGGCCCGGAGAAGGTTGCTTCCAAGTCACCTCCTATCAGGGTCATGGTCAATACTCTGTTGTCGTCGTGGGTGGTTTCCATCAAATCGTCGGCCATCACgctgtctgtttctggccaGGAGTTTCTCAattctgtgtttgtggagaagacgggCGACGATTTAATCAACGATGTGGCTGTCATTCTTACTGGCACTTTTGGGTCCACTGGAATGGAGCTAATTGCCACCGAGACCGACGAGCAGGTGGTTTCGTACGCCATCAATTCGACAGCGGCATCTATTGCGTTCGGCAAGTCcatccacgtgacttgtGACACGCAAAACATGTTGCTTACAGTGTCTCAGGACCTTCTGACGCTCGTGAAACTGACCACGCAATTTTTCGAGCACGATTGGGAGGTCATCGATAAACTGATCGAAGAACTTAGTGGAGAGGAGGACATCAAAGCCCACCACACACCTGGATCGGCAGCCgccgcagcagcagacgcAGCGGATGagctgaaggaggagctgtgCGAGGAGCCTGGACCTCTCAAGGATATCATTCCGTTCCTTGACCGAGTCTCGTTTAGATACTCTCTCACTTCTCTACAATGTTCGTCCATGCTCATGCCCAACTGGGTGTATGCCAACGAATTCCGTAACATGcaggtggtggttggatCGGGCATTGATTCGAGAACCACTCTTAACGGCTCGTTCGAGGTGGGCGAGCAGATGCACGAGGTACGAAACCACTCTTCTGGCGACTCTCAGATTGTGCTTGGAATTGCTCTTTCAGCTGTCTCGGCCCTTGGAGGATCGGTCATCACAGAGGAGTTTGCTTTACTGGACTGTGCGCTTCGATTTGGCATTTTTGATGCCCAGACAGTGTCTCCTAGCATGTTGACGAGGTACCTAGCGTCTGAGAATGAGCGGGAGTGTGTTAAGCAGATGTCTGATGCCATTGATGATCTTCAGGAGATCCTCAAAAAGCGTATTTCTAAGGGGGGTGGGGAGACCACCGAAATCCCTGTTTCTTCAAAGCAGAATACCCCCAGCACACCTTCCTACCCTCTCCACTTCACCACCCAGATTCTGGCTGACAGGTTCTCGTTCACTATTCCCGCTCTAGATTCTTCTCTTTGTCTTGAGTGCGATAAGGTATCTGCTTTGGCGTACAATTTTGTCATGAGCGAAAAgaccaaggccattgagcaTACAGCTCTCACTGGAGCTGTCACCCCTGATCACGTACGGTTCCTGCTCCAGAATAAACGTCTGCCTGGAGGTGTGGCTACTCTTGTAGACTTGCATGTTCGAATTTCTCTGTACGAATACATCAAGTCTGGCGAGAGAAAGCGAGGCGCAGATATCGAGTCCGAGTTCATTCGTATCTGTCTGTCTTCTCCGTCACTGCTCAAGCTGATGGAGATTCTGACAAACATTGAGGGTGACATTTCCTTGCTTGAATGGGAGTCGGACGACAAGTCGCCAAAGAGAAAGAGTCCCAAGAGGAAGATGTCCCGTGACAGTGTCGACTCAAAGGTGTCACATGAGTCATTTGTGTCGGCTGAGTCCGAACCCGCTattgtggaggaggaacctGAGTCACGTCAAGAAACGGCTTCTCCAGCTATTGATTCGGGCGATGATGACTCAACATCATCCGACTCTCCTCTCCAAAACTGGCGAATTCGAACGTCTTTCGAGCAGGTCACGTTTGGTTGGCTGTTCCCACCAAACTCGGGTTTCAACGGTATTGTTTTTGGCTGTGATAATGTGGCTGTTGTGGCACTTTCTGGTTACGGTCAGTTGCGGCTCAAGGGTGTCTACATCACACCAGCTCATGGTAACAAGGACACAGACTTTTTCCCGGACAAGGTGTTCCCTACTCATGCCAACACCGTCTATCTTCCTCGTCTGCTGGTCACGTTTGCTACTCTTGACACTCGAGAGTATCATCTTCGAATCCTTGGTGAGGAACTCAAGGGTACGATTCTGCCGTCCATTGTCGAAATCGTCTCCTGCACGGCTACTACCATCAAACAGACGGTTAAGgagctcgagctgctgtcAAAGGAGCGCAACAAGCGGCTTGAAAagagcaacagcagcgTTCGGGTTGTTGAGCCAAATACCGCACCGTCCGACTCGTCGCTGTTGTCAATTGATCATTCCTTTGTCTTCAGAGCCGACGCCAAGTTCCAGGGAGCCGTTGTTTCTCTCTGGAGTGAGTCTGAGTACGCCATGGAGATGTATGCCGAAACGCGTCACATCCAGGCGTCTTCTGGAGGCCGCAGATCAACTGCTCGAGTGGTGGAGTCATCTCCAGAGCTCTATCTCCAGGCTCCTGCTCTCGAGGCCAAGGTTGACTTCAGACATAACACTGGATCCGCCAACAAAGAGCTGCTCAAGTTTGGCGTCACTGTGGagcccagcagcaacacTCTCTACCCTCGGATGATTCCTGTGGTACTGGATATTGTGTCTGGTATGAGAACGCTGCTCGAAGACAAGAGCGACAAGCACAAGGACCTGAAGCTGGATCTTAAGAgcgagatcaagaaggtgaAGATTGAGACGccccagccccagcagcccTCCAAGGACCTCACCTTCTCCGAGTGGGATATCACTGCCGGTATACAAATTGAGCGCCAGGAGCTGATTATGAGCTGTGAACCGACCGCCCGAGTGTCTGCCTCGTTGTCGTACCAGAATCTGTCTCTGAACATGACGACTGTGGATGCCAGTGAAGAGGGTCTCGGAAAGTTCTTTTCATTCACGTGTCGGCTTCACGAGTTCAACTGCTCGTTGCAGCACACTTACTCGCGTGAGATTTCTGCCATGGTCGGTATTGATGAGATTCTGTGCGtcgtcaacaaggacaaggaggtaGACCCCGCGTTGGCAAATACCTGGAACGTTGCTGTTTCGATCGTCGATGTGATTGCAGACATCAACGTCAAACACACACAGGACCTCAAGTTGTTCCAGGAGCTGTGGCTCAGCGAGATgcccgagaaggagaaggaggtaAAGGTCAACACGGATCCGGAACGGTTCGTCCTCAAATACCACCGAGCCACTTCCGGTACGCGAATCTGCTGGAACGCGACAGTTTCCAACGTCAAATTCTCTGCCGATCTCGGTCAATCTATCGGAAAGGTAACTGTCGGTCTGGATCGATTCTGGCTGCTCAcagacaagaaggagcacCTGGACCAGCACATTACTCTTGGTTtcgagctcatcaagaTCCATTCGGACGGCCGACTGGGAGGTATGGTTTCTCTGGCGAGATTCCGGCTTGAACTGGCTCTTCTGTGGGAGATTGACGAAGACGCTCAGGTAACGCCAGAAGATGTTCCTCTGGTGACTCTTGTGGCGTCTCTGGCGTCTGCGGAGATCCGGATGGCCTTTGACTACCAGCAGTTTGGTATTGCCAGTATCAAGAACCTCGGGTTCAGTGTCTCCAACCAGCGAGAAGTGGCGGACTACCTGTCCGCCATTGTCGACATTGAACAGATTTGTGTCTTTATCACTGTTTTGGCTCCGTCCAACATTCTGGATCTCGTTCAGATTCTGGTTCGAACCAAGCAGGGTATTGAGGGAGCCTATGAGGAAGAAGTCGGGGCTTCCAACGAAGAAACTCcctccaaggagaagaaagTTGGCCGGCCTCATCTTCTCACGTCTGTGGACGTTTCCATCAACTCTGGAACGCTGCAGGTCTACCCCAGCACTCTTCTCGATACTCAGGTCCTCTACGTCAATCTGTCTGGAACACATGCCAAGTTTGTTTGTGACACCCAGAAGCGTGGCCTCGTCAAGTCGCACCTGGAGCTGGGTATGCACGAGTTTATCATTGCTCTGAGTACTTTCAAGACCCAGatcaacgaggaggatctgTTGACACTCACTGtggacgagtttgtggCTCATACTCGCAGAGCCAAGGGAGGCACCATTGTGCGGATCCCCAAGGTCGACATCAACATGCACACATGGCAGTACGACACCAACCCTACTGAGGTCAAGTTCACATACTCGTCCGAATTCGCCGGCAAAGTGGACATTGGCTGGAACTTTGGCTCAGTCACCTTCATCCGAGAAATGTGGAACTCGCACGCCAAGGCCTTTGCCAGCCGAAGAGAGGCCTACAAGCTCAACTTTGTGGCCAACCCGTCGGTGCTCAAGGATggcgagctggaggagaagctcaaggatgTGGCTCTGGATGAAAAGTACGTCTATGTGGCGTTGGAGCCTCCCAACATTGAGATTCCCCAGCTGCGAGATATGGGCGAAGCCACTCCTCCCATTGAGTGGATTGGTCTGCATCGACAGCGGTTCCCCGGTCTGACTCATCAGGTGGTGATTGTGGGTCTTCAGGGCTtggtcaaggaggttgaAGTTGCATACTTTACAGTTCTTGGAGCGTAA